The region CCGGCCTTCAGGAATGAGATCCTCCGGCTCCAGCGTATTGAGAACGATGGCGCCGCCGAGCATGCCCGAACCGCCCTTGCTCGAATCTGCGCCGCGCACGATATCGAGCGAAGACAGCGAATCGAAATCGAATGTGTCGCCACCGCCATTGGCGTTGGCAGGCGCAAAAGCGCCCTGGCGCGAGCTGTTCGAAATATAAGGGATCGGAATTCCGTCGATGGTGGTCAGGATGCGAGCACCGGAAAGGCCGCGCAGGTTGAAGCCTGCGTCGCCGCGCGAATAGTTCACGCCCGCATCGACGCTACGGCCGATATCGTCGTAATTGGTGACCTGCTTCTCTTCCAATTGCTTCTGGGTGATCTCCGTCGCAAGCGGCGTATCGGCGACGCTGCCCGGCGCCACGCGTTTGCCCTTGACGACGATCTTCTGCAGAACGGTGCTGTCATCCGTTGTCGCTTGCGGCGTGGTTGCCGGAGCGCTCTGCGCGAAAGACTGCGAAACTGGAAGAACAACTGCGGCTGCCGTGCAGACCAATAGCACCGAGCGCCAATACCGGACGATCATAACCTACCCTCTCATGATGATTACCGGGCTGGCTGGTCGTGGCGCGTCGAACGCTCGAGGGGCTGGCTGGGCTTTTGCGGATGAAGACGATGCAAAATTCCGCCTTCTTTTCGCCGCATAAAAAACATGAGAAGTTTTGTCAACATAACTTGAAAGGTTATGTTGAATATTATGATCAAGTTTTAACGATCCTCCCTTGCGTTGCGCAATTGCAACGAAAACCGCCATAATGCGTTACCCCTACGCGATCGACATGACGGAAACGGATGCGTTGAGAAAACTTTCGATATTGGCGATCCTTCTGGCCGCAGCCACCTTTCTTGCCGGTGCCCGCCTGCCCCCGCACGGCCCCTTACCCCAACCTCGACCGAATACCAGCGATACGACCAGCCCCACCCCGCTGCCCGATAAGGCCGAACCGCCGGCACCGGATGATGTGCCAGCACCTCAGCCAAAGCCTGATGTGAAGGAGCCGGAGACACCGGCGCCCGACCAGCCGTCGGCGCCCCAAACCGAACCGGCAAAACCCGAACGGCCAAAGCCCGAACCAATAAAGCCCGCACCGGCAGAACCGATGCAGGGCCCGCCGCTGCCGCCGGGCAAAGGCCCACAGCCGCCGGCGGAAGACAACAAGCCGCCTGCCGAACAGACACTCGAAGAGCAGCACCTGACGATCGAACCCGAAAGCGATGCCGAGCACGCCGAATGCACCGCCGCGCTCAAAGCCTTGGGCGTTGTCTTCAAGGACGCGCCGCGCATCGACGACGGCAACGGCTGCGGCATCGACAAGCCGATCGTCGTTTCCGAAGCCCTGCCCGGCATCACGCTGAAGCCGGAGGCGACGATCCGCTGCCCGGCCGCACTCGCCCTTGCCCGCTGGATGAAAGAGAGTGTTATTCCGGCAGCCACCGCCGCCCTGCCGGAGCAGGGCCGCCTCACGACTGTCAACCAGGCAACGTCCTATATGTGCCGCCTGCGCAACGGCGCCGGAACCGGCAAGATCTCTGAACATGCCCGCGGCAATGCCATCGATATTGCAAGTTTCCATTTCGAGAAAGGCGAAGATGTCGCCGTCCGCTCCCGCCGCGAGGACCCGACGCTGACCGGCGCCTTCCAGCGCACCGTCAGCGCCGCCGGCTGCCTCTTTTTCACCACCGTCCTCGACCCGGAAAGTGACACCGCTCACGAAACCCATTTTCACCTCGACGTGATCGAGAGAAAGGGTGGCTATCGCTATTGCCACTGATCATTCAGCGGCTGCGATTCTCGCTTGAATCGTGCAGCGAAATAACCAGATAGAAGCTGCAAATGGGTGGAGGGATCAGCGGCAAATGAAGATCATAGCGAACGTCATCGCGGTTCTCCTGATCGTCGCTGTCGGCTTTATCTTTACCGGTGAATTGCATTGGGGCTTTGCCATCGGAATGCTGTTTCTCGGGGCGCTGCAAAGCCTTTTCATCTGGCTGTTCATCGATCCGGACTTTGAAAAGCGCCGCGAGCGCCGCCTGCTCGAGCGCTTTGGCAAACCGTCGCCGGATCAGAACAAGCCTTCGATGTAACCCTGGTCGTTCAGGAAAATCCGCTCCGCCGACGGCGATTTCGGCAGGCCGGGCATTGTCATGATCTCGCCGGTGATGGCGACGACGAAGCCAGCTCCCGCCGAAAGCCGCACCTCGCGCACGGTGACGATGTGGCCTTCCGGCGCACCGCGCAGGTTCGGATCGGTGGAGAAGGAATATTGCGTCTTCGCCATGCAGACCGGCAGCTTGCCATAGCCCTGCTCCTCCCATGTCTGCAACTGGTCGCGCACCGCCTTGTCGGCCGTCACCTCGCCGGCATGGTAGATCTTCGAGGCAACGATTTCGATCTTCTCGAACAGCGAAATGTCGTCGCCATAAAGCGGCTGGAATTTCGCCTGACCGGATTCGGCCAGTTCCACCACCTTGTGCGCCAGTTCCTCGATGCCGGCCGAACCCAGCGCCCAGTGGCGGCAGAGGATCGCCTCGGCACCGAGCCGGGAGACGAATTCCTTCACCGCCGCGATCTCGGCGTCGGTATCGGAGACGAAATGGTTGATCGCCACCACGACCGGCACCCCGAACCGGCGCACATTGGCGACGTGGCGGCCAAGATTGGCACAGCCCTTCTTCAGCGTCGCGACATCCTCCGTGCCGAGATCTTCCTTCTTCACACCGCCATTCATCTTCAGCGCCCGGACGGTTGCGACGATGACCGCTGCATCCGGCTTCAGCCCGGCCTTGCGGCACTTGATGTCGAAGAATTTCTCGGCGCCGAGATCGGCCCCGAAACCCGCTTCCGTCACCACATAGTCACCAAGCTTCAGCGCCGTCTTCGTCGCCGTCACCGAATTGCAGCCATGGGCGATGTTGGCGAAAGGACCGCCATGCACGAAGGCCGGGTTATTCTCCAGCGTCTGCACGAGATTCGGCTGCATCGCATCTTTCAGGAGCACTGCCATGGCGCCGTCGGCTTTCAGGTCGCGCGCATGCACCGGCGTCCTGTCGAAGCGATAGCCGACGATGATATCGCCGAGCCGCCGCTCCAGATCCTTGAGATCGGTGGCAAGGCAGAGGATCGCCATCACCTCGGAGGCGACGGTGATGTCGAACCCGCCCTGGCGCGGGAAACCGTTGGCAACGCCGCCGAGCGAGGACACCATGCTCCTGAGCGCCCGGTCGTTCATATCCATGACCCGCCGCCAGGTGATGCGGCGAATGTCGATATTCTCTTCGTTGCCCCAGTAGATGTGATTGTCGATCATCGCCGCCAAGAGATTGTGCGCCGAGGTGATCGCATGGAAATCGCCGGTGAAATGCAGGTTGATGTCTTCCATCGGCACGACCTGCGCATAACCGCCACCGGCCGCAC is a window of Rhizobium sp. N324 DNA encoding:
- a CDS encoding extensin-like domain-containing protein; the encoded protein is MTETDALRKLSILAILLAAATFLAGARLPPHGPLPQPRPNTSDTTSPTPLPDKAEPPAPDDVPAPQPKPDVKEPETPAPDQPSAPQTEPAKPERPKPEPIKPAPAEPMQGPPLPPGKGPQPPAEDNKPPAEQTLEEQHLTIEPESDAEHAECTAALKALGVVFKDAPRIDDGNGCGIDKPIVVSEALPGITLKPEATIRCPAALALARWMKESVIPAATAALPEQGRLTTVNQATSYMCRLRNGAGTGKISEHARGNAIDIASFHFEKGEDVAVRSRREDPTLTGAFQRTVSAAGCLFFTTVLDPESDTAHETHFHLDVIERKGGYRYCH
- a CDS encoding formate--tetrahydrofolate ligase: MPSIKTDIEIARAAAKKPIFEIGAKLGISVEHLVPYGHDKAKVSAEFIAGQTGKRDGRLILVTAINPTPAGEGKTTTTVGLGDGLNRIGKKAIVCIREASLGPCFGVKGGAAGGGYAQVVPMEDINLHFTGDFHAITSAHNLLAAMIDNHIYWGNEENIDIRRITWRRVMDMNDRALRSMVSSLGGVANGFPRQGGFDITVASEVMAILCLATDLKDLERRLGDIIVGYRFDRTPVHARDLKADGAMAVLLKDAMQPNLVQTLENNPAFVHGGPFANIAHGCNSVTATKTALKLGDYVVTEAGFGADLGAEKFFDIKCRKAGLKPDAAVIVATVRALKMNGGVKKEDLGTEDVATLKKGCANLGRHVANVRRFGVPVVVAINHFVSDTDAEIAAVKEFVSRLGAEAILCRHWALGSAGIEELAHKVVELAESGQAKFQPLYGDDISLFEKIEIVASKIYHAGEVTADKAVRDQLQTWEEQGYGKLPVCMAKTQYSFSTDPNLRGAPEGHIVTVREVRLSAGAGFVVAITGEIMTMPGLPKSPSAERIFLNDQGYIEGLF